The Sphingomonas sinipercae genome contains a region encoding:
- a CDS encoding FMN-dependent NADH-azoreductase, whose product MTILHLDSSITGEASVSRQLSASVVERLKRERPVARVVRRDLFADPLSHLTLDAYADSNVLDEFLDADTVVIGAPMYNFTLPTQLKAWLDRILVAGRTFRYNADGPEGLAGGKRVIVAMARGGIYDDGSPAAALEHLETYLRGVFAFIGIAAEFVSADGLNISPEQKAQSVSEALGETVRLAA is encoded by the coding sequence GTGACCATCCTTCATCTCGACAGCAGCATCACCGGCGAGGCGAGCGTCAGCCGCCAGCTTTCGGCGTCCGTCGTTGAGCGCCTGAAGCGGGAGCGCCCGGTCGCAAGGGTCGTCCGGCGCGACCTCTTCGCCGATCCGTTGTCCCATCTCACGCTCGATGCCTACGCCGACAGCAACGTGCTCGATGAGTTCCTCGACGCCGACACGGTCGTGATCGGCGCGCCGATGTACAATTTCACGCTGCCGACCCAGCTCAAGGCGTGGCTCGACCGGATCCTCGTCGCCGGCAGGACCTTTCGCTACAACGCCGACGGCCCCGAAGGCCTGGCCGGCGGCAAGCGGGTAATCGTCGCCATGGCGCGCGGCGGGATTTACGACGACGGCTCCCCCGCAGCGGCGCTCGAGCATCTCGAAACTTATTTGCGTGGTGTCTTCGCCTTCATCGGCATCGCCGCCGAATTCGTTTCCGCCGACGGCCTCAACATCAGTCCCGAGCAGAAAGCGCAATCGGTCAGCGAAGCGCTCGGCGAAACGGTGCGGCTGGCGGCTTAA
- a CDS encoding winged helix-turn-helix transcriptional regulator, protein MQDPNNPVCQTISALLQRIGDKWTVLVVQTLGDGGKRFNQLRREIPSVSQRMLTLTLRHLERDGIVSRTVTPSIPPRVDYELTELGRSLQKPICGLASWATENVGAIHEAQARYDDGSATAQAA, encoded by the coding sequence ATGCAGGACCCCAACAACCCCGTCTGCCAGACGATCAGCGCGCTTCTTCAGCGCATCGGCGACAAGTGGACCGTGCTGGTCGTCCAGACGCTCGGCGACGGCGGCAAGCGCTTCAACCAACTGCGTCGCGAAATCCCGAGCGTCTCCCAGCGGATGCTGACGCTGACGCTGCGCCACCTGGAACGCGACGGGATTGTCAGCCGGACGGTCACGCCCAGCATCCCGCCGCGGGTGGATTATGAACTGACCGAGCTTGGCCGGTCGTTGCAGAAGCCGATCTGCGGCCTGGCCAGTTGGGCGACCGAGAACGTCGGCGCGATCCACGAAGCGCAGGCGCGCTATGACGACGGCTCGGCCACGGCGCAGGCGGCGTAA
- a CDS encoding YdeI/OmpD-associated family protein: MLAAADLPGGVVHDLPGDFAAAIKGDEAALATWQDITPLARNEWICWVTSAKKAETREKRIGWGRENLSAGKRRPCCWPGCKHR, translated from the coding sequence GTGCTGGCGGCGGCTGACCTTCCCGGCGGCGTCGTTCATGACCTGCCCGGCGATTTCGCCGCGGCGATCAAGGGCGACGAGGCCGCGCTTGCTACCTGGCAGGACATCACCCCGCTCGCCCGCAACGAATGGATTTGCTGGGTCACGTCCGCGAAAAAGGCGGAGACTCGGGAAAAGCGCATCGGCTGGGGCCGCGAGAATTTGAGCGCTGGGAAACGGCGCCCCTGCTGCTGGCCGGGCTGCAAGCATCGCTAG
- a CDS encoding MaoC family dehydratase gives MAGKYFDEWQVGDRIAHAISRTVTETDNVLISTLTHNPQPMHLDHEAASQSEFGMPLVNSVFTFGLMVGVSVADTTLGTLVANLGYDKLVFPNPVFIGDTLRSESECVAVRESKSRPNAGIVTWAHRSFNQRGDLVCECTRSALLKKKPQ, from the coding sequence ATGGCCGGTAAATATTTCGACGAATGGCAGGTCGGCGACCGCATCGCGCACGCCATATCCCGCACGGTGACCGAGACGGACAACGTCCTCATTTCGACGCTCACCCACAACCCGCAGCCGATGCACCTCGACCACGAAGCGGCCTCGCAATCCGAATTCGGGATGCCGCTGGTCAATTCGGTCTTCACGTTTGGCCTGATGGTCGGGGTCAGCGTCGCCGACACGACGCTCGGCACGCTCGTCGCCAACCTTGGCTATGACAAGCTCGTCTTCCCCAATCCGGTCTTCATCGGCGATACGCTGCGTTCGGAATCCGAATGCGTGGCGGTGCGCGAAAGCAAGTCGCGGCCGAACGCCGGCATCGTCACCTGGGCCCACCGAAGCTTCAATCAGCGCGGCGACCTGGTGTGCGAATGCACCCGCTCGGCGCTCCTCAAGAAGAAACCGCAATGA
- a CDS encoding HpcH/HpaI aldolase/citrate lyase family protein: MTQPRSWLFVPADSERKIAKALDSSADAVIFDLEDSVAATNKGAARELLRNLPDRSGGPEWWVRINPLGSEFHKDDLEVFGHADLAGIVLPKTESGADVTQLSHRTGNIPVHAIVTETAASLFGLLSYRDPKSPLAAMSWGAEDLSAALGASSKHDPDGALSFTYRLARSLCLAGAAAAGVQPVDGVFADFRDEAGLRAEAEAARREGFTGKLAIHPAQVDVINAAFTPSADEIAHARAIVAAFDAQPDAGVLSVNGRMLDRPHLVQARRTLDRAR; this comes from the coding sequence ATGACTCAGCCGCGCAGCTGGCTGTTCGTCCCCGCCGATAGCGAGCGCAAGATCGCCAAGGCGCTCGACAGCAGTGCCGATGCGGTCATCTTCGACCTCGAAGACAGCGTCGCCGCCACCAACAAGGGCGCCGCTCGAGAGCTTCTGCGCAATCTTCCCGACCGGTCGGGCGGGCCCGAATGGTGGGTTCGGATCAACCCGCTGGGCAGCGAATTTCACAAGGACGACCTGGAAGTGTTCGGCCACGCCGACCTGGCCGGGATCGTCCTACCGAAGACGGAAAGCGGCGCGGACGTGACCCAGCTTTCGCACCGCACCGGCAATATCCCGGTGCACGCCATCGTCACCGAAACCGCGGCCAGCCTCTTCGGCCTGCTGTCCTACCGCGATCCGAAGTCGCCGCTGGCGGCGATGAGCTGGGGGGCGGAAGACTTGTCAGCGGCGCTCGGCGCTTCCTCGAAACATGATCCGGACGGTGCCTTGAGCTTCACTTACCGGCTCGCCCGTTCGTTGTGCCTGGCCGGCGCCGCGGCCGCCGGGGTGCAGCCGGTCGATGGCGTCTTCGCCGACTTTCGCGACGAAGCTGGCTTGCGCGCCGAAGCCGAGGCCGCGCGGCGCGAAGGATTCACCGGCAAGCTGGCGATCCACCCGGCCCAGGTCGACGTGATCAACGCTGCTTTCACCCCTTCCGCGGACGAGATTGCGCACGCCCGCGCCATCGTCGCCGCGTTTGACGCACAACCGGACGCAGGCGTGCTGTCGGTCAATGGCCGGATGCTCGATCGCCCCCATCTAGTGCAGGCAAGGCGCACACTCGACCGCGCCAGATAA
- a CDS encoding NAD(P)-dependent alcohol dehydrogenase yields the protein MPTQAKGWGTEAADQPLRPMTFERRDLRPDDVAIQITYAGICHSDLHTARNDWGGTIYPNIPGHEIVGRVTAIGDEVTRHRVGDLVAVGCMVDSCMSCDQCLSGWEVFCREGMVGTYNGVDRHDGSITKGGYTDHVVVRDHFVLKVPDGMDEARVAPLLCAGITTYSPLRQYNVGPGTKMAVIGLGGLGHMGVKLGAALGAHVTMITTTPSKGEDARALGAHDVIVSTDAVQMEAAATRFDFILNTIPVSHEIDGYLQLLGRSGRMVIVGALLQMPGFVGANLIFWNRAVGGSAIGGIPETQEMLDLCAKEGIYPEVELIAMDEVNDAYERLLRNDVRYRFVIDMARGL from the coding sequence ATGCCGACCCAAGCCAAAGGATGGGGCACGGAAGCGGCCGACCAGCCGCTAAGGCCGATGACGTTCGAGCGGCGCGACCTGCGCCCCGACGACGTCGCGATCCAGATCACTTACGCCGGCATCTGCCATTCCGATCTCCACACCGCCCGCAACGATTGGGGCGGCACCATCTACCCCAACATCCCCGGCCACGAGATCGTCGGCCGAGTCACCGCGATCGGCGATGAGGTGACCCGCCACCGCGTCGGCGACCTCGTCGCAGTCGGCTGCATGGTCGACAGCTGCATGAGCTGCGACCAGTGCCTATCCGGCTGGGAAGTGTTCTGCCGCGAAGGCATGGTCGGCACTTACAATGGCGTCGATCGTCACGACGGGTCGATTACCAAGGGCGGCTACACCGACCATGTCGTCGTTCGCGACCATTTCGTCCTGAAAGTCCCCGACGGCATGGACGAGGCGCGGGTTGCGCCGCTGCTGTGCGCCGGCATCACCACTTACTCGCCGCTTCGCCAGTACAACGTCGGGCCGGGCACGAAGATGGCGGTGATCGGCCTTGGCGGGCTTGGCCACATGGGCGTGAAGCTCGGCGCCGCGCTTGGCGCGCATGTGACGATGATCACGACCACGCCAAGCAAGGGGGAAGATGCCCGCGCGCTCGGCGCTCACGATGTCATCGTCTCCACCGACGCGGTCCAGATGGAGGCTGCGGCGACCCGCTTCGATTTCATCCTCAATACCATCCCCGTCAGCCATGAAATCGACGGCTACCTGCAACTCCTCGGGCGGTCGGGCCGGATGGTGATCGTCGGCGCGCTCCTGCAGATGCCCGGCTTTGTCGGCGCCAACCTCATCTTTTGGAACCGCGCGGTCGGCGGATCCGCGATCGGCGGCATTCCGGAAACGCAGGAAATGCTCGACCTGTGCGCCAAGGAAGGCATTTACCCCGAGGTTGAGCTTATCGCGATGGACGAGGTCAACGACGCCTATGAGCGACTGCTCAGGAACGACGTCCGCTACCGCTTCGTGATCGACATGGCGCGCGGCCTGTGA
- the acs gene encoding acetate--CoA ligase — translation MTSAVHPVPQGFGARIGPPELAALRDQVERDPDAFWLEQARRLQWQQFPTRAGNWSFDEADFNIRWFEDGALNLSVNCLDRHLAADGDRTALVFEADEPGDGRRVSFRELHEETCRLANLLKERGIRRGDRVMIYMPMIPEAAAAMLACARIGAVHSVVFGGFSPDSLAGRIQDCDACAVITADEGVRGGKVIPLKRNVDAALEQRDVPTVIVVSRTGADVPMKDGRDIAYAQVRDRLDTDCAPEAMNAEDPLFILYTSGSTGKPKGVVHTTGGYAVWAAATFDWVFDYRRDDIFWCTADVGWITGHSYVVYGPLMNGATSVMFDGVPNYPDFGRFWETIDRLGVTIFYTAPTAIRALMREGEGPVKAHSRASLRLLGTVGEPINPEAWEWYWRVVGDGRCPVVDTWWQTETGGILISPLPGATDLKPGSATKPLPGIKPLLVDAEHKVLEGAASGNLCLASSWPGQMRTVWGDHERFFQTYFSAYPGLYFTGDGCRRDEDGYYWITGRVDDVINVSGHRIGTAEVESALVAHAKVAEAAVVGMPHEIKGQAIYAFVTLNAGEEGSDDLRRELVAEVRKEIGGMAAPEVIHFTPSLPKTRSGKIMRRILRKIAEGETSGFGDTSTLADPSVVDSLLAGRQ, via the coding sequence GTGACGAGCGCCGTGCATCCGGTGCCGCAGGGCTTCGGTGCGCGGATCGGCCCGCCTGAACTGGCAGCGCTTCGTGACCAGGTGGAGCGCGACCCCGATGCCTTCTGGCTGGAACAGGCGCGGCGGCTTCAATGGCAGCAGTTTCCCACCCGCGCCGGCAACTGGTCGTTCGACGAGGCGGATTTCAACATCCGCTGGTTCGAAGACGGCGCGCTGAACCTTTCGGTCAATTGCCTCGACCGTCATCTCGCCGCGGACGGCGACCGCACCGCGCTGGTCTTCGAAGCCGACGAACCGGGCGACGGGCGCCGGGTCAGCTTCCGCGAGCTGCACGAAGAAACCTGCCGGCTCGCCAACCTGCTCAAGGAACGGGGCATCCGCCGCGGCGACCGGGTCATGATCTACATGCCGATGATCCCGGAAGCGGCGGCGGCGATGCTCGCCTGCGCCCGCATCGGCGCGGTCCATTCGGTCGTCTTCGGCGGCTTTTCCCCCGACAGCCTGGCTGGCCGGATCCAGGATTGCGACGCTTGCGCGGTCATCACGGCCGACGAGGGCGTGCGCGGCGGCAAGGTCATTCCGCTCAAGCGCAATGTCGACGCCGCGCTGGAGCAGCGCGACGTTCCGACCGTCATCGTCGTCTCCCGCACTGGCGCCGACGTGCCGATGAAGGACGGCCGCGACATCGCTTACGCGCAGGTTCGCGACCGGCTCGATACGGACTGCGCGCCCGAAGCGATGAACGCCGAAGACCCGCTGTTCATCCTCTACACTTCCGGCTCGACCGGGAAGCCGAAGGGCGTGGTCCACACCACCGGCGGCTATGCCGTCTGGGCGGCGGCGACCTTCGACTGGGTGTTCGACTACCGCCGCGATGACATCTTCTGGTGCACCGCCGATGTCGGCTGGATCACCGGCCACAGCTATGTCGTCTACGGCCCGCTGATGAACGGCGCGACCAGCGTCATGTTCGACGGCGTCCCCAACTATCCCGACTTCGGCCGTTTCTGGGAAACGATCGACCGGCTTGGAGTCACCATTTTCTACACCGCGCCAACCGCGATCCGCGCGCTGATGCGGGAGGGCGAGGGGCCGGTAAAGGCGCACAGCCGGGCCTCGCTCAGGCTGCTCGGCACCGTGGGCGAGCCGATCAACCCGGAAGCGTGGGAGTGGTATTGGCGGGTCGTAGGCGACGGCCGCTGCCCGGTCGTCGATACTTGGTGGCAGACGGAGACCGGCGGCATCCTGATCTCACCCTTGCCGGGTGCGACCGACCTTAAGCCCGGGTCCGCGACCAAGCCATTGCCGGGGATCAAGCCGCTGCTGGTCGATGCCGAACACAAGGTTCTGGAAGGCGCGGCGAGCGGCAACCTTTGCCTCGCATCCTCATGGCCAGGCCAGATGCGCACCGTCTGGGGCGACCACGAACGCTTCTTCCAGACCTATTTCAGCGCCTACCCCGGGCTATATTTCACCGGCGACGGCTGCCGCCGCGATGAGGACGGCTATTACTGGATCACCGGCCGGGTCGACGACGTCATCAACGTGTCCGGCCACCGCATCGGTACCGCGGAAGTGGAAAGCGCGCTCGTCGCCCATGCCAAGGTCGCGGAAGCCGCGGTCGTGGGTATGCCGCACGAGATCAAGGGCCAGGCGATCTACGCGTTCGTCACCCTCAACGCCGGCGAAGAAGGCAGCGATGACCTCCGCCGCGAATTGGTGGCCGAGGTCCGTAAGGAGATTGGCGGGATGGCAGCGCCTGAAGTCATTCACTTCACGCCATCGCTGCCCAAGACCCGGTCGGGAAAGATCATGCGCCGAATCCTCCGCAAGATCGCGGAAGGGGAGACCAGCGGTTTCGGCGACACATCGACGCTGGCCGACCCCAGCGTGGTCGACTCATTGCTCGCTGGCCGCCAGTGA
- a CDS encoding DUF3833 family protein, which yields MKRFLLAAALALTLSACGPDSPLPAAEDATFDPIAFFTGRSHGEAKLDKLGSSPVRVTVDSLGRRRRDSLVLDQIIREGGKPPRVRRWTMRRVGSDSFKSTLTDADGPVQVWVHGPRAMIAYTMKNGMAVNQQLALQPDGRTVLNRLKVSKFGVDLAVLEERIAKADQPQLPSRSNPS from the coding sequence GTGAAACGCTTCCTGCTGGCGGCGGCGCTGGCGCTGACGCTTTCCGCCTGCGGCCCGGACTCACCCTTGCCTGCCGCGGAGGACGCGACATTCGATCCGATCGCTTTCTTCACCGGCCGCAGCCACGGTGAAGCGAAGCTCGATAAATTGGGCAGCAGTCCCGTGCGCGTGACCGTCGACAGCCTCGGCCGACGGCGCAGGGATTCCCTGGTCCTCGATCAGATCATTCGGGAGGGCGGCAAACCGCCGCGCGTCCGGCGCTGGACGATGCGCCGCGTGGGCTCCGATTCCTTCAAGAGCACCCTGACGGACGCAGACGGCCCGGTTCAAGTTTGGGTGCACGGGCCGCGCGCGATGATCGCCTACACGATGAAGAATGGGATGGCGGTGAACCAGCAGCTCGCGCTTCAGCCGGACGGACGAACCGTCCTCAACCGTCTGAAAGTGAGCAAATTCGGGGTGGACCTGGCTGTCCTGGAGGAGAGGATCGCCAAGGCCGATCAGCCCCAATTGCCTTCACGTTCCAATCCAAGCTAA
- a CDS encoding MFS transporter produces the protein MATAVAGEERKSWSMARVITASSAGTAFEWYDFFIFGSLAPVISKVFFAGLDPTPALIAALGLFAAGFAFRPLGALIFGVVGDRLGRKGAFLVTVSLMGGATFLIGLLPTYASVGLLAPALLIFLRILQGIALGGEYGGAAIYVAEHAPDDRRGFSTGWIQSSASFGLLAALLVILATRTALGEDAFNAWGWRIPFLISAILLAISVWMRVKLAESPAFAQLVADDNVCKAPLREAFGNRDNLKRVLVAFFGIMCAQGAVWYFTFFYLQVFLERSLGLPGSTKDLLLIVMTLASAPLYVFFGWLSDRIGRKPVMVGGMLLALVLYFPASHWIAQAVNPALVAAQRSTPVVVETDQSRCSVQFDPVGTAKFASACDLSKSALVTKGVSYTTRASSDGQTRVLVGRTAVPIAGGEAAGTDLKALKASTGEAIGGALAAAGYPKSADPGAANMPVLVAILLLFVVAATAVYGPQAAALVEMFPTRVRYTAMSLPYHVGTGWVGGFLPVTSFALVAITGNIYEGLWYSVVFTGISLIVSLLFLKETRGKPLDTV, from the coding sequence ATGGCGACTGCCGTAGCGGGTGAAGAACGCAAATCCTGGTCGATGGCGCGGGTCATCACCGCTTCGTCGGCGGGGACCGCGTTCGAGTGGTACGACTTTTTCATCTTCGGCAGCCTGGCGCCGGTCATTTCGAAAGTGTTCTTCGCCGGGCTCGACCCGACGCCGGCGCTGATCGCGGCGCTCGGCCTGTTCGCCGCCGGCTTCGCCTTCCGGCCATTGGGTGCGCTCATCTTCGGAGTCGTCGGCGACCGACTCGGGCGCAAGGGCGCGTTCCTGGTCACCGTCAGCCTGATGGGCGGCGCCACCTTCCTCATCGGCCTGCTGCCGACCTATGCCAGCGTTGGCCTGCTCGCGCCGGCGCTGCTGATCTTCCTTCGCATCCTGCAGGGGATTGCGCTTGGCGGCGAGTATGGCGGCGCCGCAATCTACGTTGCCGAGCATGCGCCCGATGACCGCCGCGGCTTTTCGACCGGCTGGATCCAGTCGTCCGCCTCGTTCGGGCTGCTTGCCGCGCTGCTGGTGATCCTGGCGACGCGCACCGCGCTTGGCGAGGATGCGTTCAACGCCTGGGGCTGGCGCATCCCGTTCCTCATCTCGGCGATCCTGCTGGCGATTTCGGTCTGGATGCGCGTCAAGCTGGCGGAAAGCCCGGCGTTCGCGCAGCTGGTCGCGGACGACAACGTCTGCAAGGCGCCGCTGCGCGAAGCCTTTGGCAACCGCGACAATCTCAAGCGCGTGCTGGTCGCCTTCTTCGGCATCATGTGTGCGCAGGGCGCTGTCTGGTACTTCACCTTTTTCTACCTGCAGGTGTTCCTCGAACGCTCGCTCGGCCTGCCGGGGTCGACCAAGGACCTGCTGCTGATCGTCATGACCCTGGCCAGCGCGCCGCTTTACGTCTTCTTCGGCTGGCTGTCCGACCGCATCGGGCGCAAGCCGGTGATGGTCGGCGGGATGCTCCTCGCGCTCGTCCTTTATTTCCCGGCATCGCACTGGATTGCCCAGGCGGTGAACCCCGCGCTGGTGGCGGCGCAGCGGTCGACACCGGTGGTCGTCGAGACCGACCAGTCCCGCTGTTCCGTCCAGTTCGACCCGGTCGGAACCGCCAAGTTCGCCAGCGCCTGCGACCTCTCCAAGAGCGCGCTGGTGACCAAGGGCGTGTCCTACACCACCCGCGCCTCGAGCGACGGGCAGACGCGCGTGCTGGTCGGTCGCACTGCGGTGCCCATCGCTGGCGGCGAGGCGGCCGGGACCGACCTCAAGGCGCTGAAGGCGTCGACCGGCGAGGCCATCGGCGGCGCGCTTGCGGCCGCCGGCTATCCCAAGTCAGCCGACCCAGGGGCGGCGAACATGCCGGTCCTGGTTGCGATCCTGTTGCTGTTCGTCGTCGCCGCGACGGCGGTCTACGGCCCGCAGGCCGCCGCGCTGGTCGAGATGTTCCCGACGCGGGTGCGCTACACGGCAATGTCGCTGCCCTATCACGTCGGCACCGGCTGGGTGGGCGGCTTCCTGCCGGTGACCAGCTTCGCGCTCGTCGCCATTACCGGCAACATTTACGAGGGGCTTTGGTACTCGGTCGTGTTCACCGGGATCTCGCTGATCGTGTCGCTGCTGTTCCTCAAGGAAACGCGGGGCAAGCCGCTCGACACGGTCTGA
- a CDS encoding 6-phosphogluconolactonase: protein MIEAEWWDYDSVDELAEAVGGDVGFIIDSALDARAAALVALPVDGLSQQVFPTLAAAKLKWKQAAIVPADDFIVGVEDERSKARALAKAFLPVGARVVPIVTAIPDHKAAGNAADARLQELPWPPDLVWLSVGVDGNAAGIASGADLQDALDAPKARRAVGVMPESGEPRVTLTRASILAARTVLITVQGKEAREVLEGAIADGQSSKLPIGRVLAEAEQPIDIHWVA from the coding sequence ATGATCGAAGCGGAATGGTGGGACTATGATTCGGTCGACGAGCTGGCCGAGGCGGTCGGCGGCGACGTCGGTTTCATCATCGACAGCGCGCTTGACGCCCGCGCGGCGGCACTGGTCGCGCTCCCGGTCGATGGGTTGTCGCAGCAGGTTTTCCCGACGCTCGCCGCCGCCAAGCTGAAGTGGAAGCAGGCCGCCATCGTCCCGGCCGACGACTTCATCGTCGGGGTCGAGGATGAGCGAAGCAAGGCGCGGGCGCTGGCCAAGGCGTTCCTTCCCGTCGGCGCTCGGGTCGTGCCGATCGTCACCGCAATCCCCGACCACAAGGCCGCCGGCAATGCCGCCGACGCCCGGCTTCAGGAACTGCCCTGGCCGCCCGACCTGGTCTGGCTGTCGGTCGGCGTGGATGGCAATGCGGCGGGAATCGCCAGCGGCGCCGACCTTCAGGACGCGCTCGACGCGCCGAAGGCCCGGCGCGCGGTCGGCGTGATGCCGGAAAGCGGCGAGCCGCGGGTGACCTTGACCCGCGCTTCGATCCTGGCGGCGCGCACCGTCCTCATCACCGTGCAGGGGAAGGAAGCCCGCGAAGTGCTGGAAGGCGCCATCGCGGACGGGCAGAGCTCGAAGCTTCCGATCGGCCGGGTGCTGGCCGAGGCCGAGCAGCCGATCGACATTCACTGGGTCGCGTAA
- a CDS encoding energy transducer TonB, which yields MYRNTLPTRDKGGAIAAVAAVHAGLFFMLMHLSGRIDLTDPQSALSVFDITEVPPPPPPPPPPPPKQQQAPKPKEKEGRSSPKNIKSQATPVVAPKPRIEIPVPPKIATSETPRQGSAPTQGASDVRGPGTGAGGFGNGTGSGAGGSGPGGGGSGGLPVQPPRLATPTLTQRNFPPQLLDSWPRGVPIFMRLRVDAQGGVLQCLVDRGTGNSAIDSQVCATVKARFRYRPALDRSGRPVAGWAGYVQRPPQ from the coding sequence ATGTACCGAAACACCCTGCCGACCCGCGATAAAGGCGGAGCGATCGCCGCTGTCGCGGCGGTCCATGCAGGGCTGTTCTTCATGCTGATGCACTTGTCGGGCCGGATCGACCTCACCGACCCGCAAAGCGCGCTCAGCGTTTTCGACATTACCGAGGTGCCGCCCCCTCCGCCCCCTCCCCCACCGCCGCCGCCAAAGCAGCAGCAGGCGCCCAAGCCCAAGGAGAAGGAGGGCCGGTCGTCGCCGAAGAACATCAAGAGCCAGGCGACGCCGGTGGTCGCGCCCAAGCCAAGGATCGAAATCCCGGTGCCGCCCAAGATCGCAACGTCGGAAACGCCGCGGCAGGGCAGTGCGCCGACGCAGGGCGCTTCCGACGTGCGCGGTCCGGGAACGGGCGCCGGCGGTTTCGGCAACGGGACAGGCAGCGGTGCTGGCGGAAGCGGGCCGGGCGGTGGTGGTTCCGGTGGCCTTCCGGTGCAGCCGCCGCGCCTCGCAACGCCGACCCTAACCCAACGCAATTTCCCGCCGCAATTGCTCGACAGCTGGCCGCGAGGCGTGCCCATCTTCATGCGGCTGCGCGTCGATGCGCAGGGCGGCGTGCTGCAGTGCCTCGTCGACCGTGGCACTGGAAATTCCGCGATCGACAGCCAGGTTTGCGCGACGGTGAAGGCGCGCTTCCGCTACCGTCCGGCACTCGACAGGTCGGGCCGGCCGGTTGCCGGATGGGCCGGATACGTCCAGAGGCCACCCCAATAA
- a CDS encoding capsule biosynthesis protein, protein MSETRTFLFLQGPPGPLFRRLGQAMADRGVGVHRINICGGDHRDWPDATVNFRARFSQWPAFFDRYLRKHDITDLIVFGDCRPYHVSALGIAQIRGVRTHVLEEGYLRPDWMTLEPEAVNAGSTLPRSKAWFVKEAKTLPREPELPPITASFKRRARDSYWHYHSVVTGRLLRTFPHYRSHRPNSIIVEGLGWLWKFVNEGRRAAATARVLGRVEGKPLFVFPLQLSTDYQIRTHSLFPDMQSAATYVIESFAANAPGDVHLLLKTHPLDSSFFSWDRFVARLARRLGLQNRLHLIHGGDLEDIAEIARGLVCVNSTSATLALAHATPVCTVGEAIYDMPGITHQGHIDSFWAKPTPPEPGVYEAFRRVLVDRCLVRGGLASESAVQVLIESMLERLDIGAGASSEAQALPVPAEARFRGANVGDPKPSRRNGVDRHDVPKHPADPR, encoded by the coding sequence ATGAGCGAGACCCGAACCTTCCTGTTCCTGCAAGGCCCGCCGGGCCCGCTCTTCCGCCGCCTGGGGCAGGCGATGGCCGACCGCGGAGTCGGCGTCCACCGGATCAACATCTGTGGCGGCGACCATCGCGACTGGCCGGACGCGACCGTCAATTTCCGCGCCCGCTTTTCGCAATGGCCCGCCTTTTTCGACCGCTACTTGCGCAAGCACGACATTACCGACCTGATCGTGTTCGGCGACTGTCGCCCCTATCACGTGTCCGCGCTCGGGATTGCGCAGATCCGCGGGGTGCGCACCCATGTGCTCGAAGAAGGATATTTGCGTCCCGACTGGATGACCCTGGAGCCGGAGGCCGTCAACGCGGGTTCCACCTTGCCGCGAAGCAAGGCTTGGTTCGTCAAGGAAGCCAAGACGTTGCCGCGCGAGCCGGAGCTGCCGCCGATCACCGCCAGCTTCAAGCGCCGCGCCCGCGACAGCTATTGGCATTATCACAGCGTGGTCACCGGCCGCCTGCTGCGCACCTTCCCGCATTATCGTTCGCACCGCCCCAATTCGATCATCGTCGAAGGGCTCGGGTGGCTGTGGAAGTTCGTCAACGAGGGCCGCCGGGCCGCGGCGACGGCGCGGGTGCTTGGCCGGGTCGAGGGCAAGCCCCTGTTCGTCTTCCCGCTGCAATTGTCGACCGATTATCAGATCCGCACGCACTCGCTGTTCCCGGACATGCAGAGCGCGGCCACCTACGTCATTGAAAGCTTTGCCGCCAATGCGCCGGGCGATGTGCACTTGCTGCTTAAGACCCACCCGCTGGATTCCAGCTTCTTCAGCTGGGACCGCTTCGTCGCCCGGCTTGCGCGGCGGCTCGGCCTGCAGAACCGGCTGCACCTGATCCACGGCGGCGACCTGGAGGACATTGCCGAAATCGCCCGCGGGCTGGTGTGCGTCAACAGCACCTCGGCAACCCTGGCGCTGGCCCATGCGACTCCGGTGTGCACGGTCGGCGAGGCGATCTACGACATGCCCGGGATCACGCACCAGGGGCATATCGACAGCTTCTGGGCCAAGCCCACCCCGCCGGAGCCGGGAGTCTATGAAGCCTTCCGCCGCGTGCTGGTCGACCGCTGCCTGGTACGCGGAGGCCTGGCCAGCGAATCCGCCGTCCAGGTGCTGATCGAATCGATGCTGGAGCGGCTGGACATCGGCGCTGGAGCGTCGAGCGAGGCGCAAGCGCTTCCCGTGCCTGCCGAAGCGCGCTTTCGCGGCGCGAACGTTGGCGATCCGAAACCGTCCCGTCGCAACGGCGTTGACCGACACGATGTACCGAAACACCCTGCCGACCCGCGATAA